Below is a window of Zymoseptoria tritici IPO323 chromosome 9, whole genome shotgun sequence DNA.
CGCAATTGCTGAAGAGGGAGGTCATGCTGGATGCGGCGAATGCGGGAATTGGCGATCTCAAGCAGATGAATTCGAGTTGGGTGGATGTCGAGGGGTTTCCGAATGCGTGGGGTATGCGATGACTAGACTAACTTAGCGACTGGTGGCGACGGGACCTTGGTTGATTTGAAAATAGCGGAGTATTATTATCTCGCTCTGTGGACGTACAAAACTTTTCCGTGGCCGTCGAGCAAATCTCGGTGCATCCAGCAATCTTGGCACGCCCTATGTCTCAAAACTTCCACAAGCTCTCTCATTCACCTCACATTCTGCCCGCCTACCCATGAATCCGATTCACACCCATCCCCaacaccatcatcaccaacgccaacaacaccaacatTCCCAACACCAACAACCCCACAAACGGGATAATCATCCACTCCGGCATCACCCCCGGCCTCAATCTCCCCGGCATCTGAATcaacctctccacctccccttCCAACTCCCTAGTCATCTTCTCCCGGCTAAACTCCTTCAACACCCTTTCCCTTCCCATCTCTCCCATCTTACGCAGTGACTCCTCCGAACTCGAAATAAGTCCCTTGCGAAGAACATCCGTCCAAGCGTCGACTTTCTCCGGACTTCGCAGCCAGCCTGTTCGGCCGTCGTAGATCGTCTCCAGAGGGCCGCCGGTATTGGTCGCTAGCACGGGGGTGCGGGATAGCATGGCTTCGAGAGGGACGATGCCGAAGTGTTCGTTGGAAGGGGTGTAGATTAATATCTTCGcttgttggaggagggtggatTTGAGGGAGGATggaatggagaggaggaagaggatatTCGCTTGTTGGTCTGTTTCtggggaggtggtgagagTGGAGATGGAAGGCGAGCGGAGGGTGGCGTGTGTGAGGCGGAGGGAGTCGGCGAGGGATTGGAGATTGGTGTGCGTGAGGGCGTTTTCGGCGTTGCGGGGGTCGAAGCCgccggcgaggatgagggtgGATTGGGAGCGTTCGGAGGGGGCGAGGCCGGCGTAGGCGTTgatggcgagggcgaggtttTTCTTTCGTTCGAAGCGGTTGATGCTGAGGAGGAT
It encodes the following:
- the Mg61467 gene encoding mannosyltransferase alg2-like protein (Related to mannosyltransferase alg2, belongs to Glycosyl transferase, group 1), with amino-acid sequence MATRRNIVFVHPDLGIGGAERLIIDAAVGLQSNGHKITILTSYRDTNHCFEEARDGTLDVRVRGDAIFPPSLFGRFAILCTILRQLSLVASTVPRELPTLVPDVIIVDQLSACIPFFRLLYPKAKVLFYGHYPDRLLVQQEVGSLRKVLKKLYRLPFDAFEGWSTGCADGVVVNSKYTRSVFRQTFPDMKKRELKVVYPCVDTSEDEGATRDNSAPLLPNRKILLSINRFERKKNLALAINAYAGLAPSERSQSTLILAGGFDPRNAENALTHTNLQSLADSLRLTHATLRSPSISTLTTSPETDQQANILFLLSIPSSLKSTLLQQAKILIYTPSNEHFGIVPLEAMLSRTPVLATNTGGPLETIYDGRTGWLRSPEKVDAWTDVLRKGLISSSEESLRKMGEMGRERVLKEFSREKMTRELEGEVERLIQMPGRLRPGVMPEWMIIPFVGLLVLGMLVLLALVMMVLGMGVNRIHG